The proteins below come from a single Pseudarthrobacter sp. SSS035 genomic window:
- a CDS encoding thioredoxin family protein produces the protein MRIELLHIDECPNLAKAQERLESALTALGHRDIPVTIRLLESAPDTAGTGFAGSPTITLNGSDIFPTGATADDLACRIYATPSGLAGLPTISQITEALKNNGL, from the coding sequence ATGAGGATCGAACTGCTCCACATCGACGAGTGCCCCAACCTTGCTAAGGCGCAGGAGCGACTGGAATCAGCCCTGACCGCCTTGGGACACCGCGATATTCCAGTGACCATACGACTCCTGGAGTCCGCGCCGGATACAGCGGGCACGGGATTCGCGGGTTCCCCCACGATCACCCTCAATGGGTCCGACATTTTTCCGACCGGTGCCACTGCAGACGACCTGGCCTGCCGGATATACGCGACTCCAAGCGGGCTGGCGGGCCTTCCGACGATCAGCCAAATAACCGAAGCGCTCAAAAACAA